The sequence CTGGACCACACGGCAAAGCTGCCGTACCGGCACCGTCTTGCCGAACCGGGGGCCACGGGTGCCGACCGTTTGAGCAATGTGGCGGCGGCGGTGGCTGCCGGGCTCACCGACGCCCTCATTGTCGACGTCGGCACGGCCACAACGGTCGATGTCCTGAGTGGAGGCGTTTTCGAGGGCGGGGTGATCGCGCCGGGCATGGCGTTCGCCCTGCAGCAGATCGGCGCGCGGGCGGCCCGCTTGCGCCAGGTTCCGTTCACCGAGGTGCCCCTCGTGGCCGGGACCGACACGGCTTCGGCCATGGCCGCCGGGGCCTTTCACGCCGGAATCGGCGGGGTCGAGAACCTGATCACGGGCTTGCAGTCCGCCCATGGATCCCGGGAAGTCGTTGTCACCGGGGGACTCAGCAGGTTCCTGGCTGCCCCCGGGCGCTTTGTCGACACCGACTGGACTCTGCGCGGTGCCGCGGTCCTGGCCGGACTGATCTGATAATTCCCGATTGTTTCCCGTTAAGCCTTTACGCACCCACCCGATAAACGGGCGGTCAGCCTCTTTGAAGGGCGGGCGCATGCGAGCGCCCTGTCCCGGCGGCTATCCGCGAAAGGCCTGGTTCCCATGGATCTGGACGATCGTGAACTGTTGGCGGAACTCGTTGTCGAGTCGCAGGACCACCTCAGCACCCTGGAGCCCGATCTGCTGGCGCTCGAGAAGGGGGCCTCGCCGGAAGAGGCACTGGAGCTGGTCAACCGCATCTTCCGCGGCATCCACAGCATCAAGGGTGGGTGCGGCTTCCTCGGCATCACGGCAGTGCAGAACCTGGCGCACGCCATGGAGAGCGTCCTCATGAAGGTGCGCTCGCGTCGCCTCGAAGTGACTCAGGTCATGGTGGACGTGCTCCTGGACGGCACCGACCGGGTCCGGGAGATGCTCTCCGATGTCTCGCGTTCCGGGGAAGTGGACGCCACCGACATCTACCGGCGCCTCGAACCGTTCCTGGCCGCCGACGAGGCGGGTGTCGCAGTCGCCGCGACCATGCCGGCGGCGTCGGCACCCGACGCGCCCGCGCCCGTCGCCGAACAGGGGCGCCACGGCTACATCCCGCTCAACACGCGGGTGCCCGCCGCACGTGAAATCGACATGGATGATCCCGGCACGGAGACTATGCAGCCGCTCAGCGAGGCGATCGAGGCGGTTGTCGTTGCACCGCGAAAGGGCGACGACGGACCGGAAGCCGCCGAAACCGGCGCCGCCGGCACCGCGGGACCGTCCGCGCAGCGCAACAGTGCGCCGGACGTGCTGCGCGTGAAGGTCGACCTGCTCAACCGGCTGATGAACCTGGCGGGCGAACTGGTGCTCGCGCGCAACCAGCTGCTGCAGGCACTGGACCGCAAGTTCAGCGAGACGGCAGCCGGCGAGGCGATCTTCACCGCGACGCACAAGGCGCTCGACGATGCCCGTCTGGTCCTTCTCGATATCGTGAAGGAACGGCGCGAGGGTGCGGGCGAAGAGGACGCGCGAATGCGCTGCGAACAGGTGGACCGTGCGCTGGGTGACCTGGGCAACCGCATCACCCAGGCGCTGCCTGGCCGCCTCAGCGAACTGCCCGGCATGAACGCGACGATGGTCAACCTTGACGCGGTAACGACCAATCTGCAGGAAAACATCATGCGCACGCGCATGCAGTCGATCGAGGCGCTCTTCGGCAAGCTCCCGCGCCAGGTGCGCCAGCTGGCCAAGCAGACCGGCAAGGAGATCGACCTGGTCGTCACGGGCAACGAGGTGGAGCTGGACAAGTCCATCGTCGAGGCTCTTTCGGACCCGCTGAACCACCTGATCCGCAACTCGCTCGACCACGGCTTCGAGGCGCCCCTGGCGCGGGAGGGAGCCGGCAAGCCGCGAGGCGCCTGGATGTCAGGCGTTCCACACGGGCGGGCAAGTCAACATCGAGATCAGGACGACGGGCGCAGGATCGATCCGCAGCGGATCAGGGCCAAGGCGGTGGAAAAGGGGATCATCACGGCGGAGCAGGCGGCGCGTCTGGACGATCGCGAGGCGGTGCTGCTTGTCTTCGCACCAGGGTTCTCGACCGCCGAGAAGGTCAGCGACATCTCGGGCCGCGGCGTCGGCATGGATGTCGTCCGCACGAACATCGAGAGCCTCGGCGGCAGCATCGAGATCGACAGCCAGGTCGGCATCGGCACGCGCACACGCCTGAAGCTGCCGTTGACCCTGGCCATCATCCCCTCGCTGCTCGTGCGCGCGTGTGGACGCCGCTTTGCGGTGCCGCAGGTAAGCCTGGACGAGCTCGTGCGCCTGCGGCGTGGTCGCGACGACCAGAAGATCGAGCACGTGCAGGGCGCCGAGGTCATGCGGCTGCGGGGGCACCTGTTGCCGCTGGTGCGGCTGTCCACCCTGCTTGGGATCGATCCCAAAGTCGGTGCGACCGAACGCGCGGCCACCTATGTGGCGGTGCTCAAGATGGGCGAGAACCGGTACGGGCTCATTGTCGACGAGGTGCTGGACAGCGAGGAGATCGTCGTCAAGCAGCTGCCGGGCTCCCTGAAGGACTCCCGTTGCTATGCGGGGGCGACCATCATGGGCGACGGTTCGGTGGCGATGATCCTCGACGTTCTCGGCATTGCCGACGTCGCCGGGCTGCGATTCACCGACCTGGCCAAGGCGGCCCAGGCGGACGAACACACCGACAGCTACCTGGATCGCACCGAGAGCCAGACCCTGCTGCTGTTCCGCAACGCGCCCGAGGGTGAGCGCTTCGCGCTGAACCTGGCCCTGATCTCACGTATCGAGAAGGTCGCACTCGAGGACATCCAGCGGGTCGGCGGCAAGGAGTACCTGCGGTTCCAGGAAGGATCGCTGCGGCTCCTGCGCCTGCATGACTTCCTGCCGGTGCCCGGGCCTGCCGAGGAGCCGCGCGAGGTCTATGTCATCATACCCAAGCTGGTCAAGCACCCGCTCGGGATCATCGCCTGGGAGTGTGACGACGTCGTCTCCGCCCGTGTGGAGGTCGACCGCGACAATG comes from bacterium and encodes:
- a CDS encoding type III pantothenate kinase, whose product is MTVQSVSMPCEWAMYLLPAADEPREEAPMQAVIVDAGNTRVAFAAWTAADNCPRREAGGWRPAPRLRRLGELATPGNEPEGESFLAASLAILAATADLPVFLVSVVPRVDELLSIGVPDLVKLDHTAKLPYRHRLAEPGATGADRLSNVAAAVAAGLTDALIVDVGTATTVDVLSGGVFEGGVIAPGMAFALQQIGARAARLRQVPFTEVPLVAGTDTASAMAAGAFHAGIGGVENLITGLQSAHGSREVVVTGGLSRFLAAPGRFVDTDWTLRGAAVLAGLI
- a CDS encoding chemotaxis protein CheW — its product is MDLDDRELLAELVVESQDHLSTLEPDLLALEKGASPEEALELVNRIFRGIHSIKGGCGFLGITAVQNLAHAMESVLMKVRSRRLEVTQVMVDVLLDGTDRVREMLSDVSRSGEVDATDIYRRLEPFLAADEAGVAVAATMPAASAPDAPAPVAEQGRHGYIPLNTRVPAAREIDMDDPGTETMQPLSEAIEAVVVAPRKGDDGPEAAETGAAGTAGPSAQRNSAPDVLRVKVDLLNRLMNLAGELVLARNQLLQALDRKFSETAAGEAIFTATHKALDDARLVLLDIVKERREGAGEEDARMRCEQVDRALGDLGNRITQALPGRLSELPGMNATMVNLDAVTTNLQENIMRTRMQSIEALFGKLPRQVRQLAKQTGKEIDLVVTGNEVELDKSIVEALSDPLNHLIRNSLDHGFEAPLAREGAGKPRGAWMSGVPHGRASQHRDQDDGRRIDPQRIRAKAVEKGIITAEQAARLDDREAVLLVFAPGFSTAEKVSDISGRGVGMDVVRTNIESLGGSIEIDSQVGIGTRTRLKLPLTLAIIPSLLVRACGRRFAVPQVSLDELVRLRRGRDDQKIEHVQGAEVMRLRGHLLPLVRLSTLLGIDPKVGATERAATYVAVLKMGENRYGLIVDEVLDSEEIVVKQLPGSLKDSRCYAGATIMGDGSVAMILDVLGIADVAGLRFTDLAKAAQADEHTDSYLDRTESQTLLLFRNAPEGERFALNLALISRIEKVALEDIQRVGGKEYLRFQEGSLRLLRLHDFLPVPGPAEEPREVYVIIPKLVKHPLGIIAWECDDVVSARVEVDRDNVRGTGILGSGMIDGNLTVFLDIYGLFEAAEPDIYKADERRAATVDKARILLAEDTSFFRAVEKKYIEALGATVTAVKDGREAWRLLNETPDAFDMVVTDIEMPLMDGLELTRHIRASSRHAGLPIVALTSLGSNENREAGLAAGITAYEVKLDKDRLAATIRQVLEEVHSHA